In the genome of Paenibacillus pabuli, the window CCCCTTGCCAACGAGGTCGCCAAGACAAAAGATTCGCTCCAATCCGCGACTCCGAATATCGTTTAATACCGCTTCCCAAGCAGTCATGTTGCCATGAATATCGGATACAATCGCAATTCGTTCCATCTGGCTAACCTCCCTTTATGCTCTATATGCTTTATGTTATTAACCCTTTAGTTCAAAAACCGTTAATTCCGGCCTGCACAAAAAGCGAATCGGCAGTTGGGTCATGCCAAAGCCACGGTTCACATAGACTGGCATATGCTTATCCCCTGCGTAATATAACCCTTGAATATACTTGAGCGAACCTCTCGGGGTAGTCAATGCTCCAATCCAGGGAAAACGCACCTGACCACCATGACTGTGTCCAGAGAGCTGCAGTCCGAAACCGTATGGTGCCGCAATGTCTGCATAATCGGGCTCATGCATAAGCAGCAGTTTCCAGACCTCTCTACTCAATCCCTTGATTGCTACAAGAGGATCAGGCCTACCCGTAAGCGCGTCATCCAGACCTGCTATCGCAATACGTGAATCCCCTCGTTCAATCAGAACATGACTGTTTCGGAGCAACGTGAACCCGGCCTCCTTGAACATCAGCTCCACTTCACGCTGCTGCTGGCCTCGATAATCATGGTTCCCCAATACGGCATATTTGCCATACTTCGCTTGCATAGAAGCCAGTGCAGGAATACATTCACGCATCGGTTCTGCTTCCCGTTCAACCATATCTCCGGTAAAGCAAATCAGGTCAGGCTGCTGCTCCCGTATCGTTTCAGCCAGCTTCTCCATTTGCTTCAGCCCGGTATGGAATCCAAGATGAGCATCACTGAACTGAATGACACGCAGTCCCTCGAATGCTTTTGGAAACTTGGGCAGTTTCAATTCAACGTGCTTGATCTCCAGATGACGTGGCTCCCATAACCAGGCATAACCTCCTGTGAGCAAACTGGCACTCGCCGTCATGAAAATCATGCGCAGCAAAAAACTGCGCCGGGAGGGATCATGATCCTTTTCCTCTCCGGGAAAAACAGAATTCTCCGAATCAGATTCATGCCGTGAGCGCCGGGGCGGCGAGATCTTTCTGCCCTCATGCGGTGTTTCTCTCATTCGTCCCCCTCCTTCTTCCGCTCCAATCGATCCCTTAAGTATACCATATTCTGCATGACTAGCCCGGTTCCTCTGCCTATGGAAAAAGAAGCCGGGATCTTAGGGCATATGCGCCCAGGATCACGACTTCTTTTATTGGTGCAGATTCGAAGTCTGCATCGTATTCAATTAAATTACACACCCAACCAGCGTTTGAACATGTGCTTGGTCGTTTGTTTATTCATTTCGGCAATGGAGGTAGTCAACGGAATACCTTTTGGACAAGAGCGCACGCAGTTCTGCGAGTTCCCACAGCCCTCGATGCCTCCATCTTCCATAAGCGCTTCCAGGCGGTCCTCGGCGTTCATCTCCCCTGTTGGGTGAGCGTTGAACAGACGTACCTGAGAAAGTGCAGCCGGACCGATAAAGTCTGTTTTTTCATTCACGTTCGGGCATGCTTCGAGGCATACACCACATGTCATACATTTGGACAGCTCGTAAGCCCACTGACGTTTCTTCTCAGGCATCCGCGGACCTGGACCGAGGTCATAGGTACCGTCAATCGGAATCCACGCTTTAACCCGTTTTAGGGCGTTAAACATCCGGGTACGGTCGATGACGAGGTCACGAACCACCGGGAAGGTCTTCATCGGTTC includes:
- a CDS encoding metallophosphoesterase; protein product: MRETPHEGRKISPPRRSRHESDSENSVFPGEEKDHDPSRRSFLLRMIFMTASASLLTGGYAWLWEPRHLEIKHVELKLPKFPKAFEGLRVIQFSDAHLGFHTGLKQMEKLAETIREQQPDLICFTGDMVEREAEPMRECIPALASMQAKYGKYAVLGNHDYRGQQQREVELMFKEAGFTLLRNSHVLIERGDSRIAIAGLDDALTGRPDPLVAIKGLSREVWKLLLMHEPDYADIAAPYGFGLQLSGHSHGGQVRFPWIGALTTPRGSLKYIQGLYYAGDKHMPVYVNRGFGMTQLPIRFLCRPELTVFELKG
- the sdhB gene encoding succinate dehydrogenase iron-sulfur subunit, with translation MADTATAKKTVKFIITRQDSPESSSYNEEFELPYRPGMNVISALMEIQRNPVNTEGKSIAPVCWESNCLEEVCGACSMVINGKPRQACAALIDKLEQPVRIEPMKTFPVVRDLVIDRTRMFNALKRVKAWIPIDGTYDLGPGPRMPEKKRQWAYELSKCMTCGVCLEACPNVNEKTDFIGPAALSQVRLFNAHPTGEMNAEDRLEALMEDGGIEGCGNSQNCVRSCPKGIPLTTSIAEMNKQTTKHMFKRWLGV